TACTACCCCGCTTAGCATTCAAGAATTAAGTGCGTTACTCGGCTTGATAGAAATCGAACGACGACATATAAGCGTTGTAGAACTCCACAACGCTAAAATGATTGAGTCACATCTCATACAGCAAAATCGATTCAGCGAGTATAAACAATTTCTGTTAGCTACTTACTACCAAGGCAATACAGGATGACTTTTCCCAAACTTTGGATTAAGAGGCTGGCAAACTGGTGATGTATTCACTTGCCGTCATACGGTGATAAGTGACTTGCTCGTAAAGTAAGTGCGCAGGGTTTGGGTCAACCACTTCAATTGGAATAGCTTTGTGCCTTGCTATTTCCAAGGCCATTTGAGTGATATTGACACTAAAGGAAGTACCTATAAAAATCATGCGATCCGCAGCATACATTCGTGACTGTGCTTCGCTAATACGATACAGATCGGTGTAGTATTCGTCGAATAGCAATACATAGGGTTTAAGTGACACGCCTTTTTCTGGGCCTCGCTGCGCGATCTTGAAAAGTGCTAACAGCGACTCAGCTAATCGACTTTCGTCCACCTCATCCCAAGGGGCAGTAAAGCACTCCGTGGGCTCACCTTGGGTATGAAAGGGAGTCACCTGATCAACACGGCCATGGATCGCAATAAAATGATTATTTCCCGCTTTACCATCTAAACCGTCGATATTTTGC
This genomic interval from Pseudoalteromonas galatheae contains the following:
- a CDS encoding SIR2 family NAD-dependent protein deacylase; translated protein: MSQTLYITGAGVSAESGIPTFRGEDGFWTIGSANYTPQEMATRAMYKSQPAEFLKWYYHRFVTYRNHGPNQVHQWLSDKNVITQNIDGLDGKAGNNHFIAIHGRVDQVTPFHTQGEPTECFTAPWDEVDESRLAESLLALFKIAQRGPEKGVSLKPYVLLFDEYYTDLYRISEAQSRMYAADRMIFIGTSFSVNITQMALEIARHKAIPIEVVDPNPAHLLYEQVTYHRMTASEYITSLPAS